In Vigna unguiculata cultivar IT97K-499-35 chromosome 3, ASM411807v1, whole genome shotgun sequence, a single genomic region encodes these proteins:
- the LOC114177816 gene encoding serine/threonine-protein kinase AtPK2/AtPK19-like → MVSTNEKKTNLAKLIIPSSSSSPSPSPSITSPHVIHSRSHSFVGPSPRIDPSSTPLFFLQEVDDDDDEDEDEEKEPLSSDPVKIGPSDFHILRVVGQGAFGKVFLVRKKGNGFDGDADADGDGVFAMKVMRKDIIIKKNHVDYMKAERDILTKVLHPFIVQLRYSFQTKSKLYLVLDFVNGGHLFFHLYRQGIFSEDQARLYTAEIVSAVSHLHSKGIVHRDLKPENILMDSHGHVMLTDFGMSKEIDELGRSNSLCGTVEYMAPEILQAKGHNKDADWWSVGILLYEMLTGKAPFTHTNRKKLQEKIIKEKVKLPPFLTSEAHSLLKGLLQKDPTTRLGHGPNGDEQIKSHKWFRSINWKKLEAREVEPKFKPDVSGKDCTANFDKCWTAMPPNDSPATTPTAGDHFQGYTYVAPNPWLSSRSLQ, encoded by the exons ATGGTGTCAACAAATGAGAAGAAGACCAACCTCGCCAAACTCATCATcccttcttcttcatcttctccctCCCCATCCCCATCCATCACAAGCCCACACGTCATTCACAGTAGGTCCCACTCCTTTGTGGGTCCCTCCCCCCGCATCGATCCCTCCTCAACCCCTCTCTTCTTCCTCCAAGAGGTCGACGACGACGACGACGAAGACGAAGACGAAGAAAAGGAACCTCTTTCTTCTGACCCTGTTAAGATTGGACCTTCCGATTTTCATATTCTTCGTGTTGTAGGGCAGGGTGCCTTTGGCAAGGTCTTTCTCGTcagaaaaaaaggaaatggcTTCGATGGTGATGCTGATGCTGATGGCGATGGGGTCTTCGCCATGAAGGTCATGAGAAAGGACATCATCATAAAGAAAAACCACGTTGATTACATGAAAGCGGAGAGGGATATTCTCACTAAAGTCCTTCACCCTTTCATTGTTCAGCTACGTTACTCTTTTCag ACCAAATCTAAGTTATATTTGGTGTTGGATTTTGTAAACGGAGGGCATCTCTTCTTTCATCTGTATCGCCAGGGTATCTTCag TGAGGATCAGGCAAGGCTTTACACTGCTGAGATAGTGTCTGCAGTTTCACATCTTCACAGCAAAGGCATCGTGCATCGGGATCTTAAGCCTGAAAACATTCTAATGGACTCTCATGGGCAT GTCATGCTCACTGATTTTGGAATGTCAAAAGAGATTGATGAATTGGGAAGATCCAACTCTCTTTGTGGGACCGTGGAATATATGGCTCCTGAAATTCTTCAGGCTAAAGGCCATAACAAGGATGCGGATTGGTGGAGTGTTGGTATCCTGTTGTATGAAATGCTAACAGGGAAG GCACCGTTCACACACACTAACAGAAAGAAACTTCAGGAGAAAATTATTAAAGAGAAAGTTAAACTTCCACCATTCCTTACCAGTGAAGCTCACTCATTACTCAAAGGA TTGCTGCAAAAGGATCCAACAACAAGGTTAGGACACGGGCCAAATGGAGATGAGCAGATCAAAAGTCATAAATGGTTTAGGTCAATCAATTGGAAAAAATTGGAGGCAAGAGAAGTGGAACCAAAGTTTAAACCAGATGTGTCTGGGAAAGATTGTACAGCTAATTTTGACAAATGTTGGACAGCAATGCCCCCTAATGACTCACCAGCAACCACACCTACAGCAGGTGACCATTTCCAGGGCTATACTTATGTGGCACCCAACCCTTGGCTTTCTTCTCGTTCACTACAATGA